A stretch of the Staphylococcus sp. NRL 16/872 genome encodes the following:
- a CDS encoding aminotransferase class I/II-fold pyridoxal phosphate-dependent enzyme: protein MKLSLNSNSKFLRAPSIRQFSNRMKHIDDCVNLTIGQPDFPMPEVVKEAYINAIKEDKTSYSHNKGLTETRQAISQYFKNKYGFYYSEEEIIVTNGASEALDTSLRSIIEPGDEILIPGPIYAGYIPLVETLGGQPVYIDTTHSDFKVTPELIAQHITDKTKAILLNYPTNPTGVILERHEVEALVEYLKTKEIFIISDEIYAENTFKGQHTSFAEYEVIRDQLLLIGGLSKSHSATGIRIGFLLGPEYLIEKLTFMHAYNCICANVPAQIACITALNEGLDAPQYMNEAYVERRDYLKSKLVELGFELEAQPEGAFYIFPSIKKYTEEDFDFCVKVLEEAHVAIVPGSSFTNIGKGYVRISYAYEMGVLKEGMRRLEAFLKQNYDL from the coding sequence ATGAAATTATCATTAAATTCAAATTCTAAATTTTTAAGAGCACCAAGTATCCGACAATTCTCTAATCGTATGAAACATATTGATGATTGTGTCAATTTAACGATTGGTCAACCTGATTTCCCAATGCCAGAGGTTGTTAAAGAAGCATATATTAATGCGATCAAAGAAGATAAAACAAGTTATTCTCATAACAAAGGATTGACTGAAACACGCCAAGCGATCAGCCAATACTTCAAAAATAAATATGGCTTTTATTATAGTGAAGAAGAAATCATCGTGACCAATGGTGCGAGTGAAGCGTTAGATACCTCTTTACGCAGTATCATTGAACCTGGCGATGAAATCCTCATCCCTGGTCCAATTTACGCAGGTTATATTCCCCTTGTAGAAACGCTTGGTGGACAGCCTGTATATATTGATACCACACACTCTGATTTTAAAGTAACACCTGAATTAATCGCTCAACATATAACCGATAAAACGAAAGCAATTTTACTCAACTACCCTACTAACCCAACCGGTGTTATTTTAGAACGTCATGAAGTAGAAGCTTTAGTAGAATATTTAAAAACGAAAGAAATCTTCATTATTAGTGATGAGATATATGCTGAAAACACTTTTAAAGGGCAGCATACATCTTTTGCAGAATATGAAGTAATTCGTGATCAATTATTATTAATTGGTGGTTTGAGCAAATCACATTCAGCTACAGGTATTCGTATTGGCTTTTTATTAGGTCCTGAATATCTTATTGAAAAGTTAACTTTTATGCATGCGTATAATTGTATCTGTGCTAACGTACCTGCACAAATTGCATGTATTACTGCGTTAAATGAAGGGTTAGATGCGCCACAATATATGAATGAAGCGTATGTTGAACGTCGAGATTATTTAAAAAGCAAGCTAGTAGAATTAGGTTTTGAACTTGAAGCTCAACCAGAAGGTGCATTTTATATTTTTCCTAGCATTAAGAAATATACAGAAGAAGACTTTGATTTTTGTGTCAAAGTATTAGAAGAAGCTCATGTAGCTATCGTGCCAGGATCCTCTTTCACTAATATTGGTAAAGGTTATGTGCGTATCTCTTACGCCTATGAAATGGGCGTATTAAAAGAAGGCATGCGTCGTTTAGAAGCATTTTTAAAACAAAATTATGATTTATAA
- the menB gene encoding 1,4-dihydroxy-2-naphthoyl-CoA synthase → MTRQWETLREYDEIKYEFFEGIAKVTINRPEVRNAFTPKTVAEMIDAFTRARDDQNVSVIILTGEGDKAFCSGGDQKKRGHGGYVGEDQIPRLNVLDLQRLIRVIPKPVIAMVRGYAIGGGNVLNVVCDLTIAADNAIFGQTGPKVGSFDAGYGSGYLARIVGHKKAREIWYLCRQYNAQEALDMGLVNTVVPLDEVEDETVKWCKDMMKHSPTALRFLKAAMNADTDGLAGLQQMAGDATLLYYTTDEAKEGRDAFKEKRDPDFDQFPKFP, encoded by the coding sequence ATGACTAGACAGTGGGAAACTCTAAGAGAATATGATGAAATTAAATATGAATTTTTCGAAGGAATTGCAAAAGTAACAATTAATCGCCCAGAGGTGCGTAATGCATTCACACCTAAAACAGTTGCTGAAATGATTGATGCATTTACACGTGCACGCGATGACCAAAATGTATCTGTTATCATCTTAACTGGTGAAGGCGACAAAGCATTTTGTTCAGGTGGGGACCAAAAGAAACGTGGACATGGTGGTTATGTAGGTGAAGACCAAATTCCTCGTTTAAACGTATTAGACTTACAACGTTTAATCCGTGTTATTCCTAAACCAGTTATCGCTATGGTTAGAGGTTATGCAATTGGTGGCGGTAACGTCTTAAATGTTGTATGTGACTTAACAATTGCTGCTGACAATGCTATTTTCGGACAAACAGGTCCTAAAGTAGGTTCATTCGATGCAGGTTACGGTTCAGGTTATTTAGCAAGAATCGTTGGCCATAAAAAAGCACGTGAAATTTGGTACTTATGCCGTCAATATAATGCACAAGAAGCATTAGATATGGGCTTAGTAAATACAGTTGTACCTTTAGACGAGGTAGAAGACGAAACAGTTAAATGGTGTAAAGATATGATGAAACATTCACCAACTGCTTTACGTTTCTTAAAAGCAGCTATGAATGCTGACACTGATGGTTTAGCTGGTTTACAACAAATGGCTGGAGATGCTACATTATTGTACTACACAACTGATGAAGCAAAAGAAGGTCGTGACGCGTTTAAAGAAAAACGTGATCCAGACTTCGATCAATTCCCTAAATTCCCATAA
- the menH gene encoding 2-succinyl-6-hydroxy-2,4-cyclohexadiene-1-carboxylate synthase produces MLHYNFHKAEKETSQLLILLHGFISDSRTYSQHLPALLQEVNVLTIDLPGHGQDESSMEDTWDFPYLAKQLDEVLDQFNAYTLHLLGYSMGGRVALYYALHGNHTLKNLILESTSPGIDNEDDRLERQQIDVARGKVLDIAGLEIFVNDWEKLPLFYTQYDLDKEKRKAIRDMRMSQDPHKLAKALRDYGTGHMPNLWNKVKDIQIPCFILAGELDKKFVKTAHAMDDKMNHSRVHIFNEVGHTIHVEDETEFDTIVLGFLKEEQND; encoded by the coding sequence ATGTTACATTATAATTTTCATAAAGCAGAGAAAGAAACGTCTCAATTACTAATATTATTGCATGGATTTATTAGTGATAGTCGTACGTATAGCCAACATCTCCCAGCGTTATTACAAGAAGTGAACGTATTAACGATTGATTTACCAGGCCATGGCCAAGATGAATCGTCAATGGAAGACACGTGGGACTTCCCGTATCTTGCTAAACAATTAGATGAGGTTTTAGACCAATTTAATGCGTACACATTACATTTATTAGGCTATTCTATGGGCGGACGTGTGGCGTTATATTATGCGTTGCACGGTAACCATACTTTGAAAAATTTAATATTAGAGAGTACATCGCCAGGTATCGACAATGAAGACGACCGTCTTGAACGTCAACAAATTGATGTTGCACGAGGTAAGGTACTTGATATAGCTGGTTTGGAAATCTTTGTGAATGATTGGGAAAAATTACCACTATTTTATACACAATATGATTTAGATAAAGAGAAGCGTAAAGCGATTCGTGACATGCGTATGTCCCAAGACCCTCATAAATTAGCGAAAGCGTTACGAGATTACGGCACAGGACATATGCCAAATTTATGGAATAAAGTAAAAGATATTCAAATACCGTGCTTCATTTTAGCAGGAGAATTAGATAAAAAATTCGTGAAAACTGCGCATGCTATGGATGATAAAATGAATCATAGCCGAGTTCATATCTTCAACGAAGTGGGTCATACAATTCATGTGGAAGATGAGACGGAATTTGATACAATAGTATTAGGTTTTTTAAAGGAGGAGCAAAATGACTAG
- the menD gene encoding 2-succinyl-5-enolpyruvyl-6-hydroxy-3-cyclohexene-1-carboxylic-acid synthase, with protein sequence MNHNEALTKQVYTFASELYAYGVREVVISPGSRSTPLAIAFEAHPNIKTWIHPDERSAAFFALGLIKGSERPVAILCTSGTAAANYTPAIAESQISRIPLIVLTSDRPHELRSVGAPQAINQVNMFENYVNFQFDMPVADGSDQMLDAIYYQMQIASQYLYGPHRGPIHFNLPFREPLTPDLQKAEWLTSYHKTLPHYQKNINVQDIRDILKQPKGLIIVGDMQHQAVDQILTYATIHELPILADPLSQLRKYNHPNVVTTYDLLYRAGLDLDVDFIIRVGKPVISKKLNQWLKRTNAFQILVQNNDKIDVFPTPPSISYEISVNDFFRNLVEESTVNRKTWIEMWQTLETQSRAMITKHAEQATDEAAYVNELINKLTKDDALFVSNSMPVRDVDNLLFNSEVEVYANRGANGIDGVVSTAIGMAVHKNITLLIGDLAFYHDMNGLLMAKLNNIHLNIVLLNNDGGGIFSYLPQKSSADAYFERLFGTPTGLNFEYTALLYDFTFKRFNTISDFSQEKLSHMSSHIYEIMTDRQDNLEQHQILYKKLSDILNVTL encoded by the coding sequence ATGAATCATAATGAAGCATTAACGAAACAAGTATATACGTTTGCGTCAGAGCTTTACGCTTATGGTGTGCGAGAAGTAGTGATTAGTCCTGGATCTCGCTCAACGCCATTAGCCATTGCATTTGAAGCGCATCCAAATATTAAGACTTGGATTCATCCTGATGAACGCAGTGCTGCCTTTTTTGCTTTAGGTTTAATAAAAGGAAGTGAAAGACCGGTAGCAATATTGTGTACTTCAGGTACTGCAGCGGCAAATTACACGCCAGCTATAGCAGAAAGCCAAATTAGTCGTATTCCATTAATTGTATTAACGAGTGATCGTCCGCATGAATTAAGAAGTGTAGGGGCGCCTCAAGCAATTAATCAAGTGAACATGTTTGAGAACTATGTGAACTTCCAATTTGATATGCCGGTAGCAGATGGAAGTGATCAAATGTTAGATGCAATTTATTATCAAATGCAAATTGCAAGTCAATATTTATATGGCCCGCATCGTGGACCTATTCATTTTAACTTACCGTTTAGAGAACCGTTAACTCCTGATCTTCAAAAGGCTGAATGGCTTACTTCGTATCATAAAACATTGCCACATTATCAAAAAAATATTAATGTGCAAGACATTCGAGACATTTTAAAACAGCCTAAAGGACTTATTATAGTAGGGGATATGCAACATCAAGCGGTAGATCAAATTCTTACATATGCAACGATACACGAGTTACCGATATTGGCTGATCCATTGAGTCAGTTACGTAAATATAATCATCCTAACGTGGTTACAACGTATGATTTATTGTATCGTGCAGGATTAGATTTAGATGTTGATTTTATTATTCGTGTGGGTAAGCCTGTTATTTCTAAAAAGTTAAATCAATGGCTGAAACGCACCAACGCATTTCAAATTCTTGTACAAAATAATGATAAAATTGATGTTTTTCCAACTCCACCAAGTATTTCTTATGAGATTTCAGTGAATGACTTTTTCAGAAATTTAGTAGAAGAATCAACGGTTAATCGCAAAACATGGATAGAAATGTGGCAAACACTTGAAACACAATCTCGCGCAATGATTACTAAACATGCCGAACAAGCTACAGATGAAGCGGCTTATGTAAATGAACTAATTAACAAATTGACTAAAGATGATGCACTATTTGTTAGTAATAGTATGCCTGTGCGTGATGTTGATAATTTATTGTTTAATAGTGAAGTTGAAGTGTATGCAAACCGTGGGGCTAACGGCATTGATGGTGTAGTATCAACAGCTATTGGTATGGCTGTACACAAAAATATCACGTTATTAATTGGTGATTTAGCATTTTATCATGATATGAATGGTTTATTAATGGCGAAATTAAATAACATTCATTTAAATATTGTGTTATTAAATAATGATGGTGGGGGAATTTTCTCTTATTTACCACAAAAATCGTCTGCAGATGCTTACTTTGAACGTTTATTTGGAACACCAACAGGTTTGAATTTTGAATACACAGCATTGCTCTATGATTTCACGTTCAAGCGTTTTAATACGATTTCAGATTTTTCTCAGGAAAAGTTATCTCATATGAGTTCACACATTTATGAAATTATGACAGACCGTCAAGATAACCTTGAACAACATCAAATCTTATATAAGAAATTGAGTGATATTCTAAATGTTACATTATAA
- a CDS encoding isochorismate synthase, with the protein MAANLKEDDIIESIYESSKSWISVEVILDRTLTPTALFQLTEAQAGDRFYLRLNDNQSSFFGYHAIQKFKNNFENKQSIFREWEKFKKDVELIHLETSKHHLKVVGGFQFSSHKSDDEWREFGINHFIVPKVLISNVDNQTLLTYTVERENFDMTQFKEIVNYFENAKVSEPDANDTMGNITRMEDIYKDEWKELVNEAITQLDENKKIVLARRRMIKFDKTISIPYVLKRALANEKNSYIFILESNQSVFFSQTPEQLLKVDEGVLSTKAVAGTIKRTHNEDVDKQNVKAFLEDKKNLGEHQFVVRSILQDIQPFIDDVEYNQTPNILKNDHMYHLYTEIKGKLKSNSYIGLIDELHPTPALGGYPKDEAVKFIEENEFGTRGLYGAPVGYIDMDDDCEFIVAIRSMLIKEKQTTLFAGCGIVKDSNPDSEVAETAVKFSPMMNALGVVDKNES; encoded by the coding sequence ATGGCTGCGAATTTAAAAGAAGACGACATTATTGAATCAATATATGAAAGCAGTAAAAGCTGGATTTCTGTAGAAGTAATTCTAGATAGAACATTAACACCAACTGCTTTATTTCAATTAACTGAAGCTCAAGCAGGGGACCGCTTTTATTTACGTTTAAATGATAATCAGTCTTCGTTTTTCGGCTATCATGCAATTCAAAAATTTAAAAATAATTTTGAAAATAAACAATCCATTTTTCGAGAATGGGAGAAGTTTAAAAAAGATGTGGAATTAATACATCTTGAAACTTCTAAACACCATTTAAAAGTAGTGGGAGGTTTCCAATTTTCAAGTCATAAATCCGATGATGAGTGGCGTGAATTTGGTATTAACCATTTTATTGTTCCGAAAGTTTTAATTTCTAATGTTGACAATCAAACATTACTAACATATACCGTTGAAAGAGAAAACTTTGATATGACGCAATTTAAGGAGATTGTGAACTACTTCGAGAATGCTAAAGTCTCTGAACCAGATGCGAATGATACAATGGGGAATATCACGCGAATGGAAGATATCTATAAAGATGAATGGAAAGAGTTAGTAAATGAAGCAATTACTCAATTAGATGAGAATAAAAAGATTGTCTTAGCGCGTCGTCGGATGATTAAATTCGATAAAACGATTAGTATTCCTTATGTCTTAAAACGTGCTCTTGCAAATGAAAAAAATAGTTATATTTTCATTTTAGAATCAAATCAATCGGTCTTCTTTTCACAAACGCCTGAACAATTATTAAAAGTAGATGAAGGTGTATTATCAACTAAGGCCGTAGCGGGTACGATTAAACGTACGCATAATGAAGATGTCGATAAACAAAATGTGAAAGCGTTTCTAGAAGATAAAAAGAACTTAGGTGAACATCAGTTTGTCGTAAGAAGTATTTTACAAGATATTCAACCATTTATAGACGATGTAGAGTACAATCAAACACCTAACATATTGAAAAATGATCATATGTATCATCTTTATACTGAAATTAAAGGTAAATTAAAAAGTAATTCATATATTGGGTTAATTGATGAACTTCATCCAACGCCTGCATTAGGTGGTTACCCGAAAGATGAAGCGGTTAAATTTATTGAAGAGAATGAATTTGGTACGCGTGGACTCTATGGTGCCCCGGTAGGTTATATCGATATGGATGATGATTGCGAATTTATCGTGGCAATTCGTTCAATGTTAATTAAAGAGAAACAAACGACGTTATTTGCCGGTTGTGGCATAGTTAAAGACTCAAATCCTGATAGTGAGGTAGCTGAAACAGCGGTTAAATTCTCACCAATGATGAATGCTTTAGGAGTAGTGGATAAGAATGAATCATAA
- a CDS encoding 1,4-dihydroxy-2-naphthoate polyprenyltransferase, which translates to MADQYQQYSTVRKYWQLMRPHTLTAAIVPVLVGTATAKLFLLGSQDHIKFSLFLAMLIACLLIQAATNMFNEYYDFKKGLDDHTSVGIGGAIVRNGMSPKLVMNLAIAFYIIAALLGIFLAVKSSFWIIPVGIICMAIGYLYTGGPFPISWTPFGELFSGLFMGMIIILLAFFIQTGNINSFVVWISIPIVITIGLINMANNIRDRVKDKASGRKTLPILLGKRASIIFMAAMYILAYAIVVFIALFNPGGSLFYLIVLLSFPMPVKAIRRFKKNDTPASMMPAMAATGKTNTVFGILYALGIYISALSGGI; encoded by the coding sequence ATGGCAGATCAATATCAACAATATTCTACTGTTAGAAAATATTGGCAACTTATGCGACCTCATACATTAACGGCTGCAATTGTACCTGTTTTAGTAGGTACTGCCACAGCTAAACTTTTTTTATTAGGTAGTCAAGACCATATCAAATTCAGTTTGTTTTTAGCTATGTTAATTGCTTGTCTTTTAATCCAAGCTGCAACGAATATGTTCAATGAGTACTATGACTTCAAAAAAGGTTTAGATGACCACACTTCAGTGGGCATAGGTGGCGCTATTGTAAGAAATGGTATGAGCCCTAAACTTGTCATGAATCTAGCAATTGCATTTTATATTATAGCCGCGTTACTTGGTATCTTCCTAGCTGTTAAAAGCTCATTTTGGATCATTCCAGTAGGCATCATTTGTATGGCGATTGGTTATCTTTATACTGGAGGGCCCTTCCCAATTTCATGGACCCCATTTGGAGAATTATTCTCTGGTTTATTTATGGGTATGATTATTATTTTACTTGCGTTTTTCATTCAAACAGGTAATATCAATAGTTTTGTTGTATGGATTAGTATTCCGATTGTGATTACTATCGGTTTAATTAATATGGCAAATAATATCCGTGACCGTGTTAAAGATAAAGCAAGTGGACGTAAAACTTTACCAATCTTATTAGGTAAAAGAGCTTCAATTATATTTATGGCAGCAATGTACATTTTAGCTTATGCTATCGTTGTGTTTATTGCTTTATTTAATCCAGGTGGCTCATTATTTTACCTAATTGTTTTACTCTCTTTCCCAATGCCAGTTAAAGCGATACGTCGCTTTAAGAAAAATGATACGCCTGCTAGCATGATGCCTGCTATGGCCGCAACAGGTAAAACGAATACCGTTTTTGGTATACTTTACGCGTTAGGCATATACATTAGTGCATTATCTGGTGGCATTTAA
- a CDS encoding GNAT family N-acetyltransferase, which translates to MIRKAHPSDNKQIAELCYMIWQDMELEIVKEITKERILNALEESIVNIRYRTFYDNVWVFEKDNQVVGCIIAYNGSEEMSMEATWNDLPLEEDMKAFGTPLPVKEAKDDEWYIETVATFPEYRGQGIATQLFNYLINNYPDKKWSLNCDYDNPKARKLYERLGFKWVEDIDLYGHDYLHMIHQA; encoded by the coding sequence ATGATACGCAAAGCACATCCAAGTGATAATAAACAAATTGCAGAATTGTGCTATATGATTTGGCAAGATATGGAGCTTGAAATTGTTAAAGAAATAACTAAAGAACGCATTTTAAATGCGTTAGAAGAGAGTATTGTTAATATTCGTTATCGCACTTTTTATGACAATGTATGGGTCTTTGAAAAAGATAATCAGGTAGTAGGGTGTATTATTGCTTATAATGGGTCAGAAGAAATGTCAATGGAAGCCACGTGGAATGATTTACCTCTCGAAGAGGATATGAAAGCGTTTGGTACACCTTTACCTGTTAAAGAAGCAAAAGATGATGAATGGTATATCGAAACGGTAGCTACTTTTCCGGAATATAGAGGGCAAGGAATTGCAACGCAACTATTTAACTATTTAATTAACAATTATCCTGATAAAAAGTGGAGTTTGAACTGTGATTATGATAATCCAAAAGCACGTAAATTATATGAACGTTTAGGATTTAAATGGGTAGAGGATATCGACTTATATGGACATGATTATTTGCATATGATTCATCAAGCATAA
- a CDS encoding TM2 domain-containing protein — protein sequence MRVNKTIYVLLAIFLGGVGIHKFYADKVWQGVFHLVFFWTFIPTIISIIHGIITIFTTKADRYGYIILSKKDLNI from the coding sequence ATGAGAGTAAACAAAACAATATATGTATTACTAGCAATCTTTTTAGGAGGCGTTGGAATTCACAAATTCTATGCAGATAAAGTATGGCAAGGTGTCTTTCACTTAGTGTTCTTTTGGACATTTATACCTACCATTATTTCAATTATTCATGGTATTATCACTATATTCACAACAAAAGCTGATAGATATGGATATATAATTTTATCTAAAAAAGACCTTAATATTTAA
- a CDS encoding IDEAL domain-containing protein has translation MYYNTNVKHTTLEDFVTTVNDLGVELIIDEALRQARKKQLVKLIDEALINKNETDFMNYTNEYKTLEAVLNE, from the coding sequence ATGTATTACAACACGAACGTCAAACATACGACACTAGAAGATTTTGTAACTACAGTTAATGATCTTGGAGTTGAGCTAATAATTGATGAGGCCCTACGACAAGCGCGTAAAAAGCAACTTGTTAAATTAATTGATGAAGCATTGATTAATAAAAATGAAACAGATTTTATGAATTATACTAACGAATATAAAACTTTGGAGGCAGTTTTAAATGAGTAA
- a CDS encoding competence protein ComK, whose product MSKNEELNNTVYVIRKGDMVVKPIFNEFEQPQGTEIMKFDTTKEISPFKTQKIIERSCKFYGNNYLSKKAETQRIAGITSKPPILLTPLFPTYFFPTHSDRLEENIWINMHYIADIKPLKNRRSKIIFANQETLTLNVSFHSLWHQYTNSIFYYYMVDKHSRMKSNNPDMPIDYEKTTLNIFEALSHYSLLQDK is encoded by the coding sequence ATGTCCAAAAATGAAGAACTCAATAATACTGTTTACGTCATCCGAAAAGGTGATATGGTAGTCAAACCTATTTTCAATGAATTTGAACAACCTCAAGGTACTGAAATAATGAAGTTTGATACTACCAAAGAAATTAGCCCTTTTAAAACACAAAAGATAATTGAACGCTCTTGTAAATTTTATGGTAACAATTATCTAAGTAAGAAAGCAGAAACACAACGTATTGCAGGTATCACAAGTAAACCCCCTATTTTATTAACGCCACTATTTCCAACCTATTTTTTCCCGACACATTCAGATCGTTTAGAAGAAAATATATGGATTAATATGCACTACATCGCAGATATTAAACCTCTTAAAAATCGTCGCAGTAAAATTATCTTCGCCAATCAAGAAACCCTCACTTTAAATGTCTCTTTCCACAGTTTATGGCACCAATATACTAACTCAATTTTTTACTACTACATGGTTGATAAACATTCACGTATGAAATCAAACAATCCAGACATGCCAATTGACTACGAAAAAACTACACTTAACATTTTTGAAGCTCTTTCTCATTATTCATTATTACAAGATAAATAG
- a CDS encoding MFS transporter, with the protein MKKQTNYNVITTILFFSGILVMCSLYTALPLTSVFSKDFEVSKATSALNGVIFSVMYSVSCLFYGTISEKFGRIKTIIFGLIGLTVICLLIGFVHSFELFLFLRALQGVFAASFSPVSITYVTETYTTAKRVTAITFISTSFMLSGIIGQNLSEIIVNYFSWHIVYFVLTIFYLVIALIIYKYVPESPIIDSNIKLLNFFSNFKSFKSNMPVLLCYAISLTLLIIFICMYDVFSRYITSDAVGASEVTAINAKLFGIIGMLLSLVAGRISGKIGVKNLILCSLIIVSISLLLMTLTTNITILIILSVVIVGGVAFAIPSTISKVGLVVSSNHSFFLSVNTFILFLGTAIAPILNLILQKTQNFSIQIILISIISITSSIFAFLLPKK; encoded by the coding sequence GTGAAAAAACAGACAAACTATAATGTAATTACAACTATACTTTTCTTTTCCGGCATATTAGTTATGTGCAGTTTATACACAGCTTTACCTTTAACTTCTGTATTTTCTAAGGATTTCGAGGTATCAAAAGCGACGTCTGCTCTAAATGGCGTTATCTTTTCCGTAATGTATTCTGTAAGTTGTTTATTTTACGGTACTATTTCTGAAAAGTTTGGACGAATTAAAACAATTATTTTTGGATTAATCGGTCTTACAGTTATTTGTTTATTAATTGGGTTTGTTCATTCTTTTGAGTTATTTTTATTCTTGCGCGCTCTACAAGGTGTTTTTGCTGCATCTTTTTCTCCTGTCTCTATTACTTATGTAACCGAAACATATACAACTGCTAAACGTGTTACAGCAATTACTTTTATAAGTACCAGCTTTATGTTATCTGGTATAATCGGTCAAAATTTAAGTGAAATTATTGTAAATTATTTTAGTTGGCACATTGTTTATTTTGTTTTAACAATCTTTTATCTAGTTATAGCCTTGATTATTTACAAATATGTTCCTGAAAGCCCGATTATTGATAGTAATATTAAATTGTTAAATTTCTTTAGTAATTTTAAAAGTTTTAAATCTAATATGCCTGTATTATTATGCTATGCAATTTCTTTAACTTTATTGATCATATTTATATGTATGTATGATGTTTTCAGTAGATATATTACTTCCGATGCCGTGGGTGCATCAGAGGTCACTGCAATTAATGCTAAATTATTTGGAATTATAGGGATGTTACTTTCGTTAGTAGCAGGTCGTATTAGTGGTAAAATTGGTGTTAAAAATCTTATATTATGCTCATTAATTATAGTGTCAATTTCTTTATTATTAATGACACTCACTACAAATATTACAATCTTAATTATTTTAAGTGTTGTTATAGTTGGAGGTGTCGCTTTCGCCATTCCATCAACAATATCCAAAGTTGGGCTTGTAGTTAGTAGTAATCACAGTTTCTTTTTATCAGTTAATACATTCATCTTATTTTTAGGAACGGCAATTGCTCCGATTTTAAATTTAATTTTACAAAAAACCCAAAATTTTAGCATTCAAATTATATTAATTTCTATCATCAGTATTACTTCATCAATATTTGCTTTTTTATTACCAAAAAAATAA
- a CDS encoding DUF2335 domain-containing protein encodes MDTDTKQSNDAEVLERKLENANNSDERREIIAREISLTKSGPLPDPEDFKKYEEVLPGSANRIMEMAEKNQQHRMNLEIAEQEKYYKSNDAITTKGINSSTIISIAGITGSVVLGIFGKEWAAGIIGTLSLGNIVVSMINATVNNIRRKED; translated from the coding sequence ATGGATACTGATACAAAACAGTCTAACGATGCAGAAGTGTTAGAAAGAAAACTAGAGAATGCTAATAATAGTGATGAAAGACGTGAAATTATAGCACGTGAAATTTCTTTAACTAAAAGTGGACCTCTTCCAGACCCTGAGGATTTTAAAAAATACGAAGAAGTTTTACCGGGTTCAGCTAACAGGATTATGGAAATGGCCGAAAAGAACCAACAGCATAGAATGAATTTAGAAATTGCGGAGCAAGAAAAATACTACAAAAGTAATGATGCAATTACGACAAAAGGAATTAATTCAAGTACGATTATTTCTATCGCGGGGATTACAGGATCAGTAGTATTAGGTATATTTGGAAAAGAATGGGCAGCAGGTATTATTGGTACTTTATCTTTAGGGAACATAGTGGTAAGCATGATTAACGCTACAGTAAACAATATAAGAAGAAAAGAGGACTAG